The following are encoded together in the Parabacteroides chongii genome:
- a CDS encoding mechanosensitive ion channel family protein: protein MSELQQWINSYLIKWGLVRDSANIWDNLIVLLLVIAVTVGIDYTCRYIFLGLFKRFAKRTKNQWDDLIVERKIINKLMHLIPAILVYIMLPLALPRSEMPTLLGILQMICSIYIVAVILRFINAALNLLLEIYNRKEAFKNKPLKGFVQIIQVLVFFVGFIIIISILIGKSPATLFAGLGASAAILMLVFKDTILGFVAGIQLSANDMLRPGDWITMTKYGADGTVIEVTLNSIKVRNFDNTITMIPPYALVSDSFQNWRGMQESGGRRVKRSINIDMNSVRFCTPEMLAKFRKISLLTEYIDTKQKELERYNEEHNIDDSIKVNGRRQTNLGVFRAYLVNYLKSNPDVNKDLTCMVRQLQPTEKGIPMELYFFAATTVWIPYEGIQADVFDHILAILPEFGLQVFQEVSGSDLRHLRIEKD, encoded by the coding sequence ATGAGTGAATTACAACAATGGATTAACAGTTATCTGATCAAATGGGGTTTAGTACGCGATTCGGCAAATATATGGGATAACCTGATCGTACTGCTTCTCGTTATAGCAGTAACCGTCGGCATTGATTATACCTGCCGTTACATCTTCCTCGGATTATTTAAACGCTTTGCCAAAAGGACCAAAAACCAATGGGACGACCTGATCGTGGAACGCAAGATCATCAACAAGCTGATGCACCTGATCCCCGCCATTTTGGTTTATATCATGCTGCCTTTGGCACTTCCCAGGAGTGAGATGCCTACATTGCTCGGTATTCTCCAAATGATCTGCAGTATCTATATTGTTGCCGTCATATTGCGTTTTATTAATGCGGCATTAAATCTGCTCCTCGAAATATACAACAGGAAAGAAGCCTTCAAGAATAAGCCGCTGAAAGGGTTTGTGCAGATCATTCAGGTGCTTGTATTCTTTGTCGGGTTTATCATTATCATTAGTATACTGATAGGGAAATCACCCGCTACCTTGTTTGCCGGATTGGGGGCATCCGCGGCTATCCTTATGTTGGTATTCAAAGATACGATACTCGGATTCGTTGCCGGCATCCAGCTATCGGCCAATGATATGCTCCGTCCTGGCGACTGGATCACGATGACTAAATACGGCGCAGACGGAACTGTGATCGAAGTGACACTGAACTCGATCAAAGTACGGAATTTCGATAATACAATCACCATGATACCACCTTACGCCCTTGTCAGCGACTCTTTCCAAAACTGGCGAGGCATGCAGGAATCAGGCGGTCGACGCGTTAAACGATCGATCAATATCGACATGAACAGTGTACGTTTTTGTACCCCGGAAATGCTAGCCAAATTCCGCAAGATATCCTTATTAACCGAATATATCGACACAAAGCAAAAGGAACTGGAAAGATATAATGAAGAGCATAATATAGATGATTCTATCAAAGTGAACGGACGCCGCCAAACCAACCTCGGTGTTTTTCGTGCTTACCTGGTGAATTACCTGAAAAGTAATCCTGACGTGAACAAAGATTTAACGTGCATGGTACGCCAACTGCAACCGACAGAAAAAGGGATCCCGATGGAATTATATTTCTTCGCAGCCACAACTGTCTGGATTCCATACGAAGGTATTCAAGCGGATGTGTTCGACCATATTCTAGCTATTTTGCCTGAGTTCGGACTGCAGGTATTCCAAGAGGTTTCAGGTTCTGATCTACGCCATCTAAGGATTGAAAAAGATTAA
- a CDS encoding slipin family protein yields the protein MTANVISKGWFNPISISVLLVLIFISVVLHILHIVSTPVLLFLILLSGLLALSIRIADQWERAVVLRMGKFKGLKGPGPFMIIPILDSVSAYIDQRVRVSTFKAEQTLTKDTVPVNVDAVVYWTVWDVEKAALEVQEYQKAIENIAQTGLRDTIGKHELSTLLQERDKIAEDLQHVLDRNTNPWGITCQTVGINDIAIPQDLADAMSKEAQAERERRARVILGTAETEIADKFEQASKKYTDNPVALHLRGMNMLFEGLKEKGSMIIVPSSALDTMNLGVMGGLVSLAKSNEASFKE from the coding sequence ATGACAGCAAATGTAATCAGCAAAGGATGGTTTAATCCCATTTCTATTTCAGTTTTGTTAGTACTGATTTTCATATCAGTTGTTCTGCATATTTTACATATTGTAAGTACGCCGGTGTTGTTGTTTCTGATCCTCTTATCGGGATTATTGGCTCTTTCGATCCGCATTGCCGACCAATGGGAGCGGGCAGTGGTGTTGCGTATGGGTAAATTCAAGGGCTTGAAAGGTCCGGGCCCGTTTATGATTATTCCTATTCTTGATAGCGTATCGGCTTATATCGACCAGCGTGTGCGTGTAAGTACTTTTAAAGCTGAACAAACTTTGACAAAAGACACTGTACCGGTAAATGTGGATGCAGTTGTATACTGGACGGTTTGGGATGTGGAAAAGGCAGCCCTGGAAGTACAGGAATATCAAAAAGCCATCGAAAACATAGCCCAGACCGGTTTAAGAGATACGATCGGCAAACATGAACTGTCTACTCTATTGCAGGAGCGCGATAAGATTGCCGAAGATTTGCAGCACGTCTTAGACAGGAATACGAATCCCTGGGGTATAACCTGTCAAACAGTAGGTATTAATGATATTGCCATACCGCAGGATTTGGCTGATGCAATGAGTAAAGAGGCACAGGCCGAACGTGAAAGAAGAGCCCGTGTTATCCTGGGAACGGCTGAAACAGAGATTGCCGATAAGTTTGAACAGGCCAGTAAAAAATATACAGACAACCCTGTCGCGTTGCATCTCAGAGGCATGAACATGCTCTTCGAGGGCTTAAAAGAGAAAGGTTCAATGATTATTGTACCAAGTTCGGCACTGGATACTATGAATCTGGGAGTTATGGGAGGATTGGTTTCGTTGGCAAAGAGCAATGAGGCTTCGTTTAAGGAATAG
- a CDS encoding GntR family transcriptional regulator produces the protein MIKFLLDYSSGVPVYRQIIDQIIFGIASGQLKLGEQLPTVRALAVELKVNLNTVSKAYKELEIRNILETQQGTGTFINKTENVIDEKERKDKLKDICMQLSSVAFSYGFTLNDIIHELKNIETSKK, from the coding sequence ATGATAAAGTTCTTATTAGATTATTCCAGTGGCGTCCCGGTATACCGGCAAATCATCGACCAGATCATATTTGGCATTGCATCCGGACAATTAAAACTTGGTGAACAGCTCCCAACGGTCAGAGCCCTTGCAGTAGAACTGAAAGTGAATCTGAACACGGTCTCTAAAGCTTATAAGGAATTGGAAATTAGAAATATCCTTGAAACCCAACAGGGCACCGGTACCTTTATCAACAAAACAGAAAATGTAATAGACGAAAAGGAGCGGAAAGACAAATTAAAGGATATTTGTATGCAGCTTTCCTCTGTCGCATTTAGTTATGGCTTTACTCTCAACGACATCATACACGAATTAAAGAATATTGAAACCTCTAAAAAATAA
- a CDS encoding energy transducer TonB, producing MKATPILFLLLAVFASGISGVKAQQNSLPEEQLHLRQEVRPYLDSLIIEEPKPDDTDISRFRLEAVFPVNKLTRFGTNEGEFTAFTPDNPKLKGLVTEPVPLLGGARISLIYSFVDDYENAVPIAWKYRFESVRQKGESGEEMACQSLYLHVLNDLRFSRIKVGLMDVVLLPPDNDGKQINNVPKLGYRSMSFSRANDDQYMLTYLLKTNEGVYSPIDRSEGSDRTFPEYIGGSSAQFWFIRQNMEYPEKAREEEVSGTVLISCTVEPDGSVTDPHVFLGSEPLLNDEAIRLVGLTSGKWIPATRNGENIADEKVIPVTFDLNDDGIKIVEHTKKSGKKLPLKAYLFFGAIAVAVILYLRSKFRKKNRKPDPALRPNISVSNDKIVIVVGVEEADVEQMLRVFTDIYNSRRYDAIIRIHPMGKQVFALTFPYDISWEVFIELMDHLVYFDDNEHKAQIRAWLTLPKECEPVAGQHVMLFFQEDDKDFEPLYISTQYNRIWKIDYETNTLKEAEAGEEYAKPPFAYNEIVQVNFIEID from the coding sequence ATGAAAGCAACCCCGATATTGTTCCTGCTCCTGGCAGTTTTTGCCAGTGGAATATCAGGAGTAAAGGCGCAACAGAATAGTTTGCCGGAAGAGCAACTTCATTTGCGTCAGGAGGTCAGACCTTATCTGGATAGTCTGATCATTGAAGAACCCAAACCGGACGATACGGATATTTCCCGGTTTCGTTTGGAAGCAGTCTTTCCGGTCAATAAATTGACTCGCTTTGGAACAAACGAAGGTGAGTTTACTGCTTTTACGCCTGATAATCCCAAGTTGAAAGGGCTTGTAACCGAGCCTGTCCCTTTGTTGGGTGGTGCCCGGATCAGTTTGATCTATTCCTTTGTGGATGATTACGAGAATGCGGTCCCTATTGCCTGGAAGTATCGGTTTGAAAGTGTGCGGCAGAAAGGCGAATCGGGAGAGGAGATGGCTTGTCAGTCTCTTTATCTGCATGTATTGAACGATCTGCGTTTTTCCAGAATTAAAGTTGGATTGATGGATGTCGTACTGTTGCCGCCGGATAATGACGGAAAACAGATAAATAATGTACCTAAGTTGGGATACCGTTCCATGAGTTTCAGCCGTGCGAATGACGATCAATATATGCTTACTTATTTGTTGAAGACAAATGAGGGTGTTTATAGTCCGATCGATCGTTCCGAAGGTTCTGACCGTACTTTTCCTGAATATATCGGCGGATCATCGGCACAATTTTGGTTTATCCGGCAAAATATGGAATATCCGGAGAAAGCCCGGGAGGAAGAGGTGAGTGGAACCGTTCTTATCTCTTGTACGGTTGAACCTGACGGCTCGGTGACTGATCCGCATGTCTTTCTCGGTTCGGAGCCGTTACTGAACGATGAAGCGATCCGTCTGGTAGGTTTGACAAGTGGAAAATGGATTCCGGCAACCCGCAACGGAGAGAATATTGCTGATGAAAAAGTGATCCCTGTTACTTTCGATCTGAATGATGATGGAATAAAAATAGTGGAACATACGAAAAAGTCCGGAAAGAAGCTGCCGCTCAAGGCTTATCTGTTTTTTGGGGCAATAGCTGTTGCCGTTATTCTCTATTTGAGAAGTAAGTTCCGGAAAAAGAACCGGAAGCCGGATCCGGCTTTACGTCCTAATATTTCTGTCAGCAATGATAAAATAGTGATCGTTGTCGGAGTGGAAGAAGCGGACGTGGAACAGATGTTACGTGTATTTACCGATATATATAATAGTCGCCGGTATGATGCGATTATTCGTATCCATCCGATGGGCAAACAGGTATTTGCCTTGACTTTCCCGTATGATATCAGCTGGGAGGTTTTCATCGAGTTGATGGATCACCTGGTGTATTTTGATGATAATGAGCATAAGGCACAGATCAGAGCGTGGCTGACTTTACCGAAAGAATGTGAACCGGTTGCCGGACAGCATGTCATGTTGTTCTTTCAGGAGGATGATAAAGACTTTGAGCCTCTCTATATATCAACCCAATACAATCGTATCTGGAAAATAGATTACGAAACCAATACATTGAAAGAAGCAGAGGCTGGAGAAGAGTATGCTAAACCTCCTTTCGCTTATAATGAAATTGTACAGGTGAATTTTATAGAGATAGACTGA
- a CDS encoding MBOAT family O-acyltransferase gives MNSEIITNFIKRNVEICSFDGSTFSILNSQFSIAKLGDVLTYQHNAPILFSSGLFFFLFIGFLIIYMSLRKHLLARIIYVTLFSLYFYYKSSGFWFFLLLFTATSDFCIAQGIFHTVTQWKRKLLVVLSLCINLGLLGYFKYFNFLLEIIASVTREFGYQFGNTSMQSVTYQPLDIFLPVGISFFTFQTISYVIDVYREKITPLTRWIDYVFYVSFFPQLVAGPIVRARDFIPQIYKNPTVTRSEFGEGLFLVLCGLFKKTVISDYISMNFVDRVFDAPLLYTGVENLLGVYGYALQIYCDFSGYSDMAIGIALLLGFRFNMNFDSPYQSATITEFWRRWHISLSSWLKDYLYISLGGNRKGKVRTYINLLITMLLGGLWHGASMSFIIWGAIHGVALAIHKFIMGRFSSFKQLGSEMKPWRRVLGIFITFHLVCFGWIFFRADSLQTVKEMLSQICTNFHPEVFAQFVTGYKGVFILMIIGYVLHFMPKSAENALQGVVTRSPLVVQAVILAIMVFVVVQFKSAGVQPFIYFQF, from the coding sequence ATGAATAGCGAAATAATAACAAACTTCATAAAACGAAATGTTGAGATTTGCAGTTTTGACGGTTCTACATTTTCAATTCTCAATTCTCAATTTTCAATTGCCAAACTGGGTGATGTGCTTACTTATCAGCACAATGCGCCGATACTTTTTAGTAGTGGCCTGTTTTTCTTTCTTTTCATTGGTTTCCTGATCATATACATGTCACTCAGGAAGCATTTGCTGGCGCGTATAATTTATGTGACGCTTTTTTCCCTTTATTTCTATTATAAGAGTAGCGGATTCTGGTTTTTCCTGTTGCTGTTTACGGCTACTTCCGATTTTTGTATTGCCCAGGGAATATTTCACACGGTGACTCAATGGAAGCGTAAGTTGCTGGTCGTTCTAAGTTTATGTATAAATCTCGGTTTGCTGGGGTATTTTAAGTATTTCAACTTCCTGCTGGAGATCATAGCTTCTGTTACGCGGGAGTTCGGCTATCAGTTCGGGAATACCTCCATGCAGAGCGTGACATATCAGCCGTTGGACATTTTTCTGCCTGTCGGTATTTCGTTCTTTACATTCCAGACAATCAGTTATGTTATCGACGTTTACCGGGAAAAGATCACGCCGCTGACCCGTTGGATCGATTATGTATTTTATGTGTCGTTCTTCCCGCAGCTGGTGGCAGGACCGATTGTGCGTGCCCGCGATTTTATTCCTCAGATCTATAAGAATCCGACAGTTACCCGTTCCGAGTTCGGGGAAGGTTTGTTTCTGGTTTTGTGTGGTCTGTTCAAGAAGACGGTAATATCCGATTATATCAGCATGAACTTTGTGGATCGGGTCTTTGATGCACCGCTACTTTACACCGGAGTGGAGAATTTGCTGGGTGTGTACGGATATGCTTTACAGATTTATTGTGATTTCTCCGGCTATTCGGATATGGCGATCGGTATTGCCCTGTTGCTGGGATTCCGTTTCAATATGAACTTCGATTCGCCCTATCAGTCGGCTACGATTACGGAATTTTGGCGTCGCTGGCATATCTCTCTTTCTTCCTGGTTGAAAGATTATTTGTATATTTCTCTCGGCGGAAACCGGAAAGGAAAGGTGCGTACATATATAAACCTGCTGATCACGATGCTTTTAGGTGGTTTGTGGCATGGGGCTTCCATGAGTTTTATCATTTGGGGAGCTATACACGGGGTGGCACTGGCTATCCATAAGTTTATTATGGGACGATTCAGCAGTTTCAAACAGTTAGGATCGGAGATGAAACCCTGGCGCAGGGTGTTGGGGATATTTATTACTTTTCACCTGGTTTGTTTCGGCTGGATATTCTTCCGTGCCGATTCACTGCAGACGGTGAAAGAGATGCTTTCGCAAATCTGTACAAATTTCCATCCGGAGGTGTTTGCACAATTTGTTACCGGTTACAAAGGCGTTTTTATATTGATGATAATCGGTTATGTATTGCATTTTATGCCTAAATCGGCAGAGAATGCTTTGCAGGGTGTGGTTACCCGTTCTCCGCTAGTGGTACAGGCAGTGATCCTGGCAATCATGGTCTTCGTCGTGGTACAGTTCAAGAGCGCCGGCGTACAGCCTTTTATCTATTTCCAGTTCTGA
- a CDS encoding GDSL-type esterase/lipase family protein, protein MKQTKWFINLSVLLALIAITVGAKTLSPSRTTLKDGVLLPDTLTVPDTVALPAVSYKMGAAVDSVLLSEKDSCVSDYAPLHHFFAALDSLRAGKDTVVTVVQLGDSHIQAGHYSGRVMRLLQQQFGNAGRGWIAPFKLSKTNEPDDYFISSVIKEWVAGRCIQHNRKCPIGPGGIGIQSVSPSINFDISMAPNNGAGYSFNQAVIYRGEKSMPMLPAGKRKDSVETVLGQTACAPGVIADTFRISGLIDTLQLQSTRRKQGTDKLLPASSFKNLYYGFNLTNGQPGILYHSVGVNGAMYVNYTDEEYVRQLALLNPSLLIISLGTNETFGRRFNRSEFAGQIEDFISLVKKQMPHTAILLTTPPECYKRVYVNKKRTYVRNENTERAAKAIVDVARREGVACWDLFAATGGKTSSAKWHKAGLMGRDRVHFTKEGYQEQGTLLYRALMQTYNKWKIEN, encoded by the coding sequence ATGAAGCAGACAAAGTGGTTCATTAACCTGTCGGTTTTGTTGGCGTTGATCGCGATCACCGTCGGGGCAAAGACTCTGTCGCCTTCCCGTACGACGTTGAAGGATGGCGTTCTTTTGCCTGATACGCTGACGGTTCCGGATACGGTTGCTTTGCCTGCCGTTTCTTATAAGATGGGGGCGGCTGTCGATTCCGTCCTGTTATCGGAAAAGGACAGTTGTGTGAGTGATTATGCCCCTCTGCATCATTTTTTTGCAGCACTCGATTCCTTGCGTGCCGGAAAAGATACGGTCGTAACAGTCGTGCAATTGGGCGATTCCCATATTCAGGCGGGTCATTATAGCGGACGTGTCATGCGGCTTCTGCAACAGCAGTTCGGTAATGCCGGACGGGGCTGGATCGCTCCGTTCAAACTGAGCAAGACGAATGAGCCGGACGATTATTTTATTTCGTCTGTTATTAAAGAATGGGTAGCCGGACGTTGTATCCAACATAACAGGAAATGTCCGATCGGACCGGGAGGTATTGGTATTCAATCCGTGTCACCTTCCATTAATTTCGATATCAGCATGGCTCCTAACAATGGGGCGGGTTATTCATTTAACCAAGCGGTTATTTATCGGGGCGAAAAGTCCATGCCGATGCTGCCAGCCGGAAAGAGGAAGGATTCGGTGGAGACGGTTTTAGGTCAGACGGCTTGTGCTCCGGGAGTGATTGCGGATACGTTCCGTATTTCCGGTCTGATCGATACGTTGCAGTTGCAGAGTACCCGCCGCAAACAAGGGACCGACAAGTTGCTGCCTGCTTCTTCTTTCAAAAATCTGTACTATGGTTTTAACCTGACCAACGGTCAGCCGGGGATTCTGTATCATTCGGTGGGAGTGAACGGTGCTATGTACGTGAATTATACGGATGAAGAGTATGTTCGCCAGCTTGCTCTGCTGAATCCGTCGTTACTGATTATTTCTTTGGGAACGAACGAGACGTTCGGCAGGCGTTTTAACCGGAGTGAGTTTGCCGGACAGATTGAAGATTTTATTTCTTTGGTGAAAAAACAGATGCCTCATACGGCTATCTTACTTACTACGCCGCCCGAATGTTACAAACGGGTATATGTAAATAAGAAGCGTACGTATGTGCGCAACGAAAATACGGAACGCGCCGCAAAGGCAATTGTCGATGTGGCCCGTCGGGAAGGTGTGGCTTGCTGGGATTTGTTTGCAGCAACAGGAGGTAAGACTTCGAGTGCCAAATGGCATAAAGCCGGATTGATGGGGAGAGACCGTGTTCATTTTACAAAAGAAGGCTATCAGGAGCAGGGTACGTTATTGTATCGCGCACTGATGCAAACTTATAACAAATGGAAAATTGAGAATTGA
- a CDS encoding NUDIX hydrolase, producing the protein MEKLKERTWKVLESTYLHRKPWLTVRSERVELPNGNQIPEYFVLEYPDWINVIAITKDKKFVFVSQYRHGLGETSYELCAGVCEKEDGSPLVSAQRELLEETGFGGGNWSEYMTISANPGTHTNLTHCFLATDVEPVAPQHLEDTEDLAVHILTLENVLELLKTDQIKQAIHAAPLWKYIAEN; encoded by the coding sequence ATGGAAAAGTTAAAAGAAAGAACATGGAAAGTGCTTGAAAGCACCTATCTTCACCGCAAACCGTGGCTGACGGTACGAAGCGAACGGGTTGAACTGCCTAACGGCAATCAAATCCCTGAATACTTTGTGCTTGAATATCCCGACTGGATCAATGTAATTGCCATCACCAAAGATAAAAAATTCGTTTTTGTCAGTCAATACCGTCACGGACTGGGAGAAACATCCTATGAACTTTGTGCCGGCGTATGCGAAAAAGAAGACGGCTCTCCCCTCGTTTCCGCCCAACGTGAACTCCTTGAAGAAACCGGCTTCGGAGGTGGCAACTGGAGTGAATACATGACCATCTCAGCCAATCCGGGTACGCATACCAACCTGACGCACTGCTTCCTGGCCACCGATGTCGAACCCGTCGCGCCCCAGCACCTGGAAGATACGGAAGACCTGGCAGTCCATATTCTCACACTCGAAAATGTATTGGAACTATTAAAAACCGACCAGATCAAACAGGCTATACATGCTGCCCCTCTTTGGAAATATATAGCTGAAAATTAG
- a CDS encoding N-acetylmuramoyl-L-alanine amidase family protein yields MFARKITLILSTLVVLFIFNASLIAQEKAFPKKGEGVTLFLKRHNRVGKEYHDEFIKLNKTRLGSGNSLRMGVKYHLPPLKGAAATTAKKPNYEPLFGKELAQYQVTSSELKGCCFYLVSGHGGPDPGAIGKMGNVELHEDEYAYDVMLRLARNLMMKGAKVHIIIQDAKDGIRNDRFLNNTKRETCMGAPIPFNQVRRLEQRSEKINSLFKKDKELYKRAIFMHIDSRSKSHQTDVFFYYQDKNSESKHLAKTMKSTFEHKYNRHQPGRGFTGTVGQRGLYVLRKTTPPSVFVELGNIQNSFDQKRFILSDNRQALANWLCEGFVTDYKRYKKKLK; encoded by the coding sequence ATGTTCGCAAGAAAAATAACACTCATACTATCAACTTTAGTTGTACTCTTTATTTTCAACGCCTCTCTCATAGCACAAGAGAAAGCATTTCCTAAGAAAGGAGAAGGAGTTACCCTTTTCCTGAAACGTCATAACCGTGTCGGAAAAGAGTATCACGATGAATTTATCAAATTAAACAAGACTAGACTCGGCAGTGGAAACTCGCTTAGAATGGGCGTTAAATACCATTTGCCGCCGTTAAAGGGTGCAGCGGCTACAACAGCGAAGAAGCCTAATTACGAGCCCTTATTCGGCAAGGAATTAGCTCAATATCAAGTCACCTCCTCCGAGTTGAAAGGCTGTTGCTTCTACCTGGTCAGCGGACATGGCGGTCCCGACCCCGGTGCTATCGGTAAAATGGGCAACGTAGAACTCCATGAAGATGAATACGCCTACGATGTCATGCTGCGCCTTGCTCGCAACCTGATGATGAAAGGAGCCAAAGTCCACATTATCATCCAGGATGCCAAAGACGGCATCCGCAATGACCGTTTCCTGAACAACACCAAGCGTGAAACATGCATGGGCGCCCCGATCCCGTTCAACCAGGTACGCCGCCTCGAACAACGGAGCGAAAAGATCAATTCTTTGTTCAAAAAAGATAAAGAACTTTACAAACGCGCTATCTTCATGCATATCGACAGCCGTAGTAAAAGTCATCAGACTGATGTTTTCTTCTATTATCAGGATAAAAACTCCGAAAGCAAGCATTTAGCAAAGACCATGAAGTCCACTTTCGAGCATAAATATAACAGACATCAGCCGGGACGTGGATTTACAGGAACAGTAGGCCAGCGCGGATTGTATGTTTTAAGAAAAACAACTCCTCCTTCTGTATTTGTGGAACTGGGAAATATACAAAACAGCTTCGACCAAAAACGGTTTATTCTCAGTGATAATCGCCAGGCTTTGGCAAACTGGCTGTGCGAAGGTTTTGTAACCGATTACAAACGTTACAAGAAAAAGCTGAAATAA
- a CDS encoding anaerobic sulfatase-maturation protein has protein sequence MNNSYISPFAKPVYVMLKPVGSVCNLACDYCYYLEKGKLYPEVKNHIMSEQLLEKFIKDYLECQTMPQVLFTWHGGETLMRPISFYKKALELQQKYGRGRQIDNCIQTNGTLLTDDWCRFFKENNFLVGISIDGPQEFHDEYRRNRQGLPSFYKVMKGIELLKKHQVEYNAMAVVNDYNVDFPLEFYNFFKEIDCHFIQFAPIVERLGFHQDGTKLTSPEQQDANIKLAPFSVDSGKWGDFLCAIFDEWLKEDVGNYYIQLFDATLANWVGEQPGVCTLARTCGHAGVMEFNGDLYACDHFVFPEYKLGNIYTQTLTEMMYSQSQLKFGADKYDKLPAQCKECEFLFACNGECPKNRFLHTASGEPGLNYLCKGYKKFFKHVAPYMDFMKKELLAQRPPANVMQWAKENRDTL, from the coding sequence ATGAATAATTCTTATATATCTCCTTTTGCTAAACCCGTTTATGTGATGTTGAAACCTGTCGGCTCGGTGTGTAACCTGGCGTGCGATTATTGCTATTACCTGGAAAAGGGAAAGCTCTATCCGGAGGTAAAGAATCACATCATGAGCGAGCAGCTGCTGGAGAAATTCATCAAAGACTATCTGGAATGTCAGACGATGCCCCAGGTACTTTTCACCTGGCATGGCGGCGAAACGCTGATGCGTCCGATCAGCTTCTACAAAAAAGCGCTCGAACTTCAGCAGAAATACGGTCGCGGCCGTCAGATCGACAACTGTATCCAAACGAACGGAACACTGTTGACAGATGACTGGTGTCGTTTCTTCAAAGAAAATAATTTCCTGGTCGGCATCTCGATCGACGGTCCGCAGGAGTTCCATGACGAATATCGCCGGAACCGGCAGGGTCTTCCCTCCTTCTACAAGGTGATGAAGGGAATCGAACTGCTGAAAAAACATCAGGTAGAATATAACGCAATGGCGGTGGTGAACGACTACAACGTTGATTTTCCACTGGAGTTTTATAACTTTTTCAAGGAAATAGATTGCCATTTTATCCAGTTCGCCCCTATCGTCGAACGATTGGGATTCCATCAGGACGGGACGAAACTGACCTCTCCGGAACAACAGGACGCCAATATCAAACTGGCTCCTTTCTCTGTCGATTCCGGAAAATGGGGCGATTTCCTCTGTGCCATTTTCGATGAATGGCTGAAGGAAGATGTGGGCAATTATTATATCCAACTGTTCGATGCGACGCTCGCAAACTGGGTCGGAGAACAGCCGGGCGTATGTACGCTGGCACGGACATGCGGGCATGCCGGAGTGATGGAGTTCAACGGTGATTTGTATGCGTGTGACCATTTTGTCTTCCCGGAATATAAGCTGGGCAATATCTATACGCAGACATTGACGGAAATGATGTATAGTCAAAGCCAGTTGAAGTTCGGTGCCGACAAATACGATAAACTACCCGCTCAATGCAAGGAATGTGAATTTCTTTTTGCCTGCAACGGGGAGTGTCCCAAAAACCGTTTTCTGCATACAGCCAGCGGTGAGCCGGGACTAAACTATCTATGCAAAGGCTACAAAAAGTTTTTCAAACATGTAGCACCGTATATGGATTTTATGAAGAAAGAATTATTAGCCCAGCGTCCGCCCGCAAACGTGATGCAATGGGCAAAAGAGAATAGAGATACTCTATAA